Below is a window of Bremerella alba DNA.
CGAAGCGCGAACAGGGAGTCATCGCGGTGCCCACAAAATAGCGCCGCGCATGTTCCACGAAACTCGATAATCCGAGCGTTTTCGAGGGCATCCCTATCCCAGCGAAGGAGTTTGAATGAGCTTTGAAGAACAAAAAGGGAAAGCAGGAACCAAAGGCCTGCGGTTCCTGCTTCCCTGTGCTGAACGTGCGTTTCTGATCGGACTAGGCAGTAGCCACACGGAAATTGCCAGTCTTGACAGCGACGACGCCTTCGACGAATTCTTCAAAAATACGCTGATCCAACGCCGAAGCCGACTCGGCTTCCGGGTGGAACTGCGTTCCGATGGCGAACCAATCTTCGTGCATCGACTCGATCGCTTCGATCACACCGTCAGGGCTACGTGCCGCAGCGATGAAACCAGGAGCCAACTCGTCGATAGCCATGTGATGGCTGCTGTTCACGCGAACTTCGCCATCACCAAAGATTTTTTCCATCAGGGTGCCAGGAGTAACGTCCAGTCCATGGCGGTGATGCTTGTCGATCGTGTCATGATGCGGCAAGGCCCCCGGCAGGTCTTCGGGAATGTGCATGAACAAGTTGCCACCCATGGCAACGTTGAGCAATTGCATACCGACCCCAATACCGAACACCGGCAGTCGCATCTGGGCGATCATTTTCATCATCGATCGGTCGGCTTCTTCGCGACGCGGCTCCATCATGCGGATGGAAGCGTGACGCATGAACCCGTCCCGATTAGGATCCAAATCCGGACCACCAATCATCACCACACCGTCCAGCCGCTGCAAAACAGCTTGCTGGTCTTCCGCGGTGGCAACCGGTGGAAGGACCACAGGAATCCCGCCTGCCGAAATCACTGCATCAAAGTATCCGGCAGAGATAAAGGAGAATGCTGGCCGATCATGGGTAGCATTCCGAAAGTTGGCATTCAAACCGATTACAGGTTTGTTAAACATCTGGGGACTCCTCGGGCGCGTCATGCGCTCAGTAAACGAAGATCCTCCCAAGGCTTGTTTGATCAACCAACTTCGGCTTGATCCAGGTTAAAGAATTTGCGACAAGTGCCTGGCTAAAACGAAGTTCGTCCAAAACTTTCGTCCGTAAGCTGCCGATAACAAAAACGTG
It encodes the following:
- a CDS encoding gamma-glutamyl-gamma-aminobutyrate hydrolase family protein; the protein is MFNKPVIGLNANFRNATHDRPAFSFISAGYFDAVISAGGIPVVLPPVATAEDQQAVLQRLDGVVMIGGPDLDPNRDGFMRHASIRMMEPRREEADRSMMKMIAQMRLPVFGIGVGMQLLNVAMGGNLFMHIPEDLPGALPHHDTIDKHHRHGLDVTPGTLMEKIFGDGEVRVNSSHHMAIDELAPGFIAAARSPDGVIEAIESMHEDWFAIGTQFHPEAESASALDQRIFEEFVEGVVAVKTGNFRVATA